In the genome of Xenopus laevis strain J_2021 chromosome 1S, Xenopus_laevis_v10.1, whole genome shotgun sequence, one region contains:
- the thtpa.S gene encoding thiamine triphosphatase S homeolog — translation MHSPTHSSGSIEVERKFVPGPQVEDKLHSLGAKLQNELTFRDSYYDTPDCRLTLGDVWLRRREDSWELKYPPQRGTRGLNGASTQYLELNCERDIAHRVSEELNIPCPHSLDLLELQEFASFVTKRRRFELPPRNGSKHKVVVDLDTADFGFSVGEVEVLVETQEEVQSALKEVEEICKKLGVLSDSPVPGKMSTFLKINRADHYKQLLEAHVL, via the exons ATGCATTCGCCAACCCACTCATCTGGCTCAATTGAAGTGGAAAGAAAATTTGTTCCAGGCCCCCAAGTTGAGGATAAACTGCACAGTTTGGGAGCAAAGTTGCAGAATGAACTAACATTCAGAGATTCTTATTATGACACCCCTGACTGTCGGCTAACACTGGGTGATGTCTGGTTGCGGCGAAGGGAAGACAGCTGGGAGCTCAAATACCCACCACAACGGGGAACCAGAGGCCTGAACGGAGCCTCTACACAGTACCTGGAGCTGAATTGTGAAAGAGATATTGCCCACAGGGTGAGTGAAGAACTCAATATCCCATGCCCTCATAGCCTGGACTTATTGGAACTGCAGGAGTTTGCCAGCTTTGTGACAAAGAGGCGTAGATTTGAGCTTCCACCAAGAAATGGGTCTAAGCATAAGGTGGTTGTGGACCTAGATACAGCAGATTTCGGTTTTTCTGTGGGCGAGGTAGAGGTTTTGGTGGAGACACAAGAAGAAGTGCAGAGTGCCCTTAAGGAAGTGGAAGAAATCTGCAAGAAGTTAG GTGTACTCAGCGATTCTCCAGTTCCAGGGAAAATGTCAACATTTCTCAAGATTAATCGAGCAGATCATTACAAGCAGCTTCTGGAAGCACATGTTCTATAA